One part of the Candidatus Diapherotrites archaeon genome encodes these proteins:
- a CDS encoding carboxypeptidase-like regulatory domain-containing protein has product MHISIPEWGAGSMGDVIKQTYFALEDKWYAGLDFLDKHGVPVYKIIDPIDTKIPSFALVSLLVLLGVAFLFLPFTGIFAGPEVAVTFLVVDPDSAPLPNVPVQFTYQGRTETLVSDTLGEIVLNVAGGTRIDYEVDTTQWEVVRSSFTPSSDNRTQVIALTPLQSQSLSRTIKLVNTVGQPVLNDAVLTFACSSSYGTPPSPISGIGGVFTVTPNADCGELIVTVEVTGYETIQSFRVTKEVQNIILSPRTTTDATIFVTVKDQLGAAAADLYVSAQRDGIEVKAGLTDAGGSVSLGVAAGTYTMVVSDPRGIYTSAQQTVSVGSGDTASVTITVTKEAAGTLNVRVQDKLSQAVLRDAIVKLKQGNTVLQTTTTNASGEAVLSIPDRTLSYTISASKEDYIPAQQSVLGSTTSTLVLGLEKFDGMNGAVFQIQLKDQDDVPVADAAVILYNADTGFLAPYEQIVSDANGVAKFKNVVTGNYTAFAYKAGLTALSGEHFFAIDDPATHTLTMIMEIPDGTVSIRVVDNRGNPIPFAKVTVFNAFKNQLLGADLTDTNGMYILPRSGQRSKADKDVFLVVQKTDYATVTTIQKPILPETTQRFEVVMPPLQPRGSIQMELVGLFDSSGKIVTGVGKGREYQARFRISIPEEQDDLDTMDIHVRTGEKDIVEKDEWYVSRIAFPRTVVVKGSSWDPQNGLNSDGESITFDAAKWVNAVHRDPQPGIYEFEVTLSVRDNVAPQETLKLFYKVRAENGDILRDPSDANPVEELYAATKSATYQVGVTTLCDKEFCFDASILDLEDQRIEDAGEQFNAQIFNEYNLTFNLLNNGTGFHTNANLRIGASNEGIDFTTYDIFNADNARLSGTVNDNQFRAPLGVGNLTPQKKVGGTIQFIPRLAGSTLITFELVSDFSSVFSRSIQVNITGDKDLRVDVTPSFYPSNIPITLDVHAENSATGDEVEGALVTLENNLGIVIGKTFTDAAGNARITLPAQAPGKKIFLKVEKAGFNPAIQELAISGAILAFDPEKLGISINAKTQIEKTTPFTITNQTSLPLRITRMKIQGNLQGLLDKEKIESALLPYVGNVLPANGLLTVNLRSVLTPEARQLLEHVDLDAVLEVRAESYGTEWVFDLPLRYGIGISAPVDDPTCFNAVPRNWETSSDGDTVTYEFRIQNNCSIGGNPISLRQLAARADWSGNELGEIVLSVFKQDNPTAIGAAKIRTGYFSPFLPTINPQESIIARLDFTPYGGVKGNAKVDIVLQAENPQEGKPQLLTSTVVAALSVVNLRDCVIYDKEILDLRPGEKDSFTIETKGCGSPVEVGLQTDLEVTLKQFTLQGDDKKTIEVNDNQLDPGQYPIYVNLEGNEDKVPIRAKTIRARIRDPNACLQLNRYEFDVFDDPNNPNDGFDTARLENHCTQQKVKVRVVIEKKFLDSLKKGLAAGVIAFLGTAGTNWLDGKDYMGRDKVPEDPAAAATTETPAPPTPPPSDTTSSPSPPSEADMSAYEYIWGQQEHTLLDMDHRLSVVRDRVPETFNPNNPTSVDYKTFFENALLFDLEAGTHHVTLENAIHAKDVSKARRALEDFDKALKGFDENLSEADDRARELWAQAMTKGPETMPSTGLVLLLQSNPDQRPSTREKIQESAIGSALGKITGKLSLGTQNPWVSFGVVTIAVSLIDYFGSGDKEFNTTVLGKDVEIEGMRMIAGEKGANEQVADKDIRVTKSGVALVPKINLEKETPGRVEADSLTFTNISQFVNQTIFRTLLVFGERFEYASGEKYKNKVPDEDALKAQDETEFKSKFHLQYNAIPPESRFATAVPPIALSCDTFSEKTGKTGDLAVPKVAFKWNFTDIPYDACDAGRVDKQGDATHIYCDATQFSIATLQKVQTLRQFITQNAPFACPVQDDLSGSQNQIIPAADIGISSIAVDKIGGADVNIVVGIQNKAPAPNNAQLRIEYKAIGATTNPIVRTQSVFVPTGGSQVSVGFVVSNLSEGAYTVTAILTPEECENCFNSQPASDSITTEFFIGANSGLVACEPFTTLRLGAFIKASEDEGKSLIYPPGFDKDSLLGLVNYRAHLMQDRFSPDFFQDFDRYATTVSFFDAPTYYLDPQTGLRRFFTNRDHWIVQREGSVLPPEGYLLPGPGIYDVTLDIRFDEVGMPFFTNGEVDAVINVLVEKTSTVEEISPFYYLPFNGLIGTDDGQGRVGYGVNYTGEKVKVNMDLAESVDTIDIADSTPVTTLTTKTVNAYPILNSIERGTVLSLTQEGTQQLQLTWSPSFATPVMMRIANDAVQSDVYGFYSVGVGNDTSQSYIGAQGNPWYGVGPNCRDFADNAMLDHYSPRFDMSAINADCALTGAQENIAYGFEWCANTIHAGNTFFKSIFYTPQESQSQITRVAWKTGMEFTGELVKGNSIPLNGTNVLPGNTPSNRLGSVEEILRLVKQDAMCVRSTGAKIEFFWNPKEVMNALTKQEKEAETMCIVK; this is encoded by the coding sequence GTGCATATTTCCATCCCGGAATGGGGAGCGGGGAGCATGGGCGACGTCATCAAACAAACCTATTTCGCACTCGAAGACAAATGGTACGCGGGGCTCGACTTCCTGGACAAGCATGGGGTGCCGGTGTACAAGATCATCGATCCCATCGACACCAAGATACCCAGCTTCGCCCTCGTATCCTTACTTGTCCTTCTGGGAGTGGCTTTTCTCTTCCTTCCCTTCACCGGGATTTTCGCCGGACCGGAAGTCGCCGTGACATTTTTAGTGGTTGACCCAGATTCGGCGCCCCTGCCCAATGTGCCGGTGCAATTTACATACCAGGGGAGAACAGAAACATTGGTGAGCGATACCCTGGGAGAAATTGTTCTTAATGTGGCGGGGGGGACTCGAATCGACTATGAAGTGGACACGACTCAATGGGAAGTCGTGCGGAGCAGCTTCACTCCTTCTTCAGACAATCGGACGCAAGTCATCGCTCTCACCCCTCTTCAAAGCCAATCTCTTTCCCGCACCATCAAATTAGTCAATACCGTGGGACAACCCGTGTTGAATGATGCCGTGCTCACATTCGCGTGCTCTTCCTCGTATGGAACCCCTCCTTCTCCCATCAGTGGTATTGGAGGCGTTTTCACGGTGACGCCCAATGCGGACTGCGGGGAACTCATCGTGACGGTGGAAGTTACAGGATATGAAACCATCCAATCCTTCCGCGTCACCAAGGAGGTGCAGAACATCATTCTATCTCCCCGCACGACTACGGATGCCACTATTTTCGTCACGGTAAAAGACCAATTGGGGGCGGCGGCGGCTGACTTGTACGTGAGTGCGCAGCGCGATGGAATAGAGGTCAAAGCGGGATTGACGGACGCGGGGGGAAGCGTCTCATTGGGGGTCGCGGCCGGGACGTATACTATGGTCGTGTCGGACCCACGCGGGATATACACGAGTGCGCAACAAACCGTATCCGTGGGAAGCGGGGACACCGCTTCCGTCACGATTACGGTTACTAAAGAGGCCGCGGGCACATTGAATGTGCGCGTGCAGGACAAGCTGAGCCAAGCCGTGTTGCGGGACGCCATCGTAAAGCTCAAACAGGGGAACACCGTGCTTCAAACGACAACAACCAATGCGTCGGGGGAAGCAGTTCTCTCCATTCCGGACCGAACGCTCTCCTATACCATATCCGCCTCCAAGGAAGATTATATCCCTGCCCAACAGAGCGTGCTGGGGAGCACCACCAGCACCCTCGTCCTGGGGCTCGAGAAATTTGATGGAATGAATGGAGCAGTATTCCAAATCCAATTGAAGGATCAGGATGATGTTCCCGTGGCGGACGCGGCGGTCATATTGTATAATGCGGACACCGGGTTCCTGGCCCCCTATGAACAAATTGTATCGGATGCCAATGGGGTTGCTAAATTCAAGAACGTGGTGACAGGAAACTACACCGCTTTCGCGTACAAAGCGGGGTTAACCGCGCTGAGCGGAGAGCACTTCTTCGCCATCGACGATCCGGCCACGCATACATTAACCATGATCATGGAAATTCCGGATGGCACGGTGAGCATCCGCGTGGTTGACAATCGGGGGAACCCCATTCCATTTGCCAAGGTAACCGTATTCAATGCGTTCAAGAACCAGCTCCTGGGAGCGGATTTGACAGACACGAATGGGATGTATATCCTGCCTCGCTCCGGCCAGCGCAGCAAGGCGGACAAAGACGTGTTTTTAGTGGTGCAGAAAACAGACTATGCCACGGTTACTACGATCCAGAAGCCCATTCTTCCGGAGACCACACAACGCTTTGAGGTCGTGATGCCCCCCCTTCAACCTCGGGGTTCCATCCAAATGGAATTAGTGGGGCTGTTTGACTCGAGCGGAAAGATTGTGACGGGCGTGGGAAAAGGAAGGGAGTATCAAGCCCGATTTCGAATCAGCATTCCCGAAGAGCAGGATGATTTGGATACCATGGATATTCATGTGCGTACGGGGGAGAAGGATATCGTGGAGAAGGACGAATGGTATGTTTCCCGTATTGCTTTTCCCCGCACCGTCGTCGTAAAAGGGAGCTCGTGGGATCCCCAGAATGGGTTGAATAGTGATGGGGAAAGCATCACCTTCGACGCAGCTAAATGGGTGAATGCGGTGCATCGGGATCCTCAACCGGGGATTTATGAATTCGAAGTCACCCTGAGCGTGCGCGATAATGTGGCCCCACAGGAGACGCTCAAACTGTTCTATAAGGTGCGCGCCGAGAACGGAGATATCTTACGTGATCCTTCGGATGCCAATCCGGTGGAAGAATTGTACGCCGCCACCAAATCGGCTACTTACCAGGTGGGGGTTACCACTTTATGTGATAAAGAATTCTGCTTCGACGCCTCCATCCTGGATCTTGAGGATCAGCGCATCGAGGACGCGGGGGAACAATTCAACGCCCAGATATTCAATGAATACAATCTTACCTTCAACCTGTTGAACAATGGTACGGGATTCCACACGAATGCCAACCTGCGCATCGGCGCATCCAATGAAGGGATTGATTTCACGACGTATGATATTTTCAATGCGGATAATGCCCGGTTGAGCGGGACTGTGAACGATAACCAGTTCCGCGCTCCCTTGGGAGTGGGAAATTTGACCCCCCAGAAGAAGGTGGGAGGCACCATTCAATTCATCCCGCGCCTCGCAGGAAGCACATTAATCACTTTCGAATTGGTTTCTGATTTCTCATCCGTGTTCAGCCGGAGCATCCAGGTGAACATCACGGGGGACAAGGATCTGCGTGTGGATGTAACACCTTCTTTCTACCCGAGCAACATACCCATTACCTTAGATGTGCATGCTGAGAATTCCGCCACCGGGGATGAAGTGGAAGGAGCATTAGTGACATTGGAAAACAATTTGGGTATTGTGATAGGGAAAACGTTCACGGACGCGGCCGGGAACGCACGAATCACTTTGCCCGCCCAGGCCCCCGGGAAGAAAATCTTCCTGAAGGTGGAGAAAGCGGGGTTCAATCCCGCCATCCAGGAATTGGCCATATCGGGAGCCATTCTGGCCTTTGATCCAGAGAAGCTGGGGATATCCATCAATGCCAAAACGCAAATAGAAAAAACGACCCCCTTCACCATCACCAACCAAACGAGCTTGCCTCTTCGCATTACCCGCATGAAAATACAGGGTAATTTGCAGGGACTTTTGGATAAGGAGAAGATCGAATCCGCTTTGCTTCCTTATGTGGGGAATGTCCTCCCGGCCAATGGACTGTTAACGGTGAACCTGCGAAGCGTATTGACCCCGGAGGCGCGCCAGCTATTGGAACACGTGGATTTGGATGCGGTCCTCGAGGTGCGGGCGGAAAGTTATGGCACGGAATGGGTGTTCGACCTGCCCCTACGATATGGGATAGGGATTAGTGCCCCGGTGGATGACCCCACCTGCTTCAATGCGGTGCCCCGGAATTGGGAGACGAGCAGTGACGGCGACACGGTGACGTATGAATTTCGCATTCAGAACAATTGCAGCATTGGAGGCAACCCCATTTCCTTACGCCAATTGGCGGCGCGCGCGGACTGGAGCGGGAATGAATTAGGGGAAATAGTTCTGAGTGTGTTCAAGCAGGATAATCCTACTGCCATTGGTGCGGCCAAAATACGAACGGGTTATTTCTCTCCCTTCCTCCCCACTATCAATCCCCAGGAAAGTATCATCGCACGGCTGGATTTCACGCCGTATGGAGGGGTTAAGGGGAATGCGAAAGTAGATATTGTTCTCCAAGCAGAAAACCCACAGGAAGGGAAACCCCAATTGCTCACGAGCACCGTGGTAGCGGCATTGAGTGTGGTCAACCTGCGGGACTGCGTCATATACGATAAGGAAATCCTTGATTTACGCCCCGGAGAAAAGGATTCCTTCACCATCGAAACCAAGGGATGCGGGTCACCCGTGGAAGTGGGGCTGCAGACCGATTTGGAAGTGACGCTGAAGCAATTCACCCTTCAAGGGGATGACAAAAAGACCATTGAGGTGAATGACAACCAATTGGACCCGGGACAATATCCCATTTACGTTAATCTTGAGGGGAATGAGGACAAGGTTCCCATTCGCGCCAAGACCATCCGCGCCCGCATTAGAGACCCTAATGCCTGTTTGCAATTGAACCGCTATGAATTCGATGTATTTGATGACCCCAATAATCCCAATGATGGATTTGACACCGCCCGCCTGGAAAACCATTGCACGCAGCAAAAGGTGAAAGTGCGCGTGGTGATCGAGAAGAAATTCCTAGACAGCCTCAAGAAAGGACTAGCGGCGGGAGTGATTGCCTTCCTGGGAACAGCCGGAACGAATTGGTTGGATGGAAAGGATTACATGGGGCGCGACAAGGTGCCCGAGGATCCCGCGGCCGCCGCCACCACTGAGACCCCTGCGCCGCCTACTCCACCGCCATCCGACACTACATCCTCTCCTTCTCCGCCATCCGAAGCGGACATGAGCGCGTATGAATATATTTGGGGACAGCAGGAGCATACCCTACTTGATATGGATCATCGCCTCTCCGTCGTGCGCGATCGGGTGCCCGAGACATTCAATCCGAATAACCCAACGTCCGTTGATTACAAAACGTTTTTCGAAAATGCATTACTATTTGATCTGGAGGCTGGAACCCACCACGTCACCTTGGAGAACGCGATCCATGCCAAGGATGTCTCGAAAGCCCGGAGGGCGTTGGAAGACTTTGATAAGGCATTGAAGGGATTCGACGAAAATCTCTCCGAGGCCGACGATCGGGCTCGGGAATTATGGGCTCAAGCGATGACAAAGGGACCCGAAACCATGCCCTCCACTGGGTTGGTTTTGCTCCTCCAGTCTAACCCCGACCAGCGACCCTCCACCCGGGAAAAGATCCAGGAGTCGGCCATCGGCAGTGCGCTGGGGAAAATCACCGGGAAATTGTCATTGGGGACGCAGAACCCCTGGGTCTCCTTTGGGGTGGTGACGATTGCGGTGAGCCTCATCGATTATTTTGGATCGGGAGACAAGGAATTCAATACTACGGTGTTGGGAAAGGATGTGGAAATAGAGGGGATGCGCATGATTGCGGGGGAGAAAGGGGCGAATGAGCAGGTGGCGGACAAGGACATACGGGTTACCAAAAGTGGAGTAGCTCTCGTGCCCAAAATAAACCTGGAGAAAGAAACCCCAGGGCGAGTGGAGGCCGATTCGTTGACGTTCACCAACATCTCCCAATTCGTCAACCAAACCATATTCCGCACCCTTTTAGTTTTCGGGGAAAGATTTGAATACGCCTCGGGAGAGAAATACAAGAACAAGGTGCCTGACGAAGACGCATTGAAAGCGCAGGACGAAACGGAATTCAAGAGCAAATTCCACCTCCAATACAATGCCATTCCCCCCGAAAGCCGGTTTGCTACGGCGGTGCCCCCCATCGCCCTGAGCTGTGACACCTTCTCCGAGAAGACAGGGAAAACAGGGGACTTGGCGGTTCCAAAAGTGGCCTTCAAATGGAACTTCACTGACATCCCCTATGACGCCTGCGACGCGGGACGCGTGGACAAGCAAGGGGATGCCACTCACATCTACTGCGATGCCACGCAGTTTTCCATCGCCACTCTCCAGAAGGTGCAAACGCTGCGCCAATTCATCACGCAGAACGCCCCCTTCGCGTGCCCGGTGCAGGATGATCTGTCCGGGAGCCAAAACCAGATTATCCCGGCGGCGGACATTGGAATTTCTTCCATTGCCGTGGACAAGATTGGGGGGGCGGATGTGAATATCGTGGTGGGCATCCAGAATAAGGCCCCCGCGCCCAACAACGCGCAACTTCGCATTGAATACAAGGCCATCGGCGCGACGACAAATCCTATTGTCCGCACTCAAAGCGTTTTCGTCCCCACCGGGGGGAGCCAGGTGAGTGTGGGATTTGTGGTATCCAATTTGAGTGAAGGGGCGTACACCGTCACCGCCATCCTCACCCCTGAAGAATGCGAGAACTGCTTCAATTCTCAGCCCGCCTCCGATAGCATCACCACTGAATTCTTCATCGGCGCTAATTCTGGATTGGTGGCGTGCGAGCCATTCACTACTCTTCGTTTGGGGGCGTTCATCAAAGCTAGTGAGGACGAAGGAAAATCTCTCATCTATCCCCCGGGATTCGACAAGGACTCCTTGCTGGGACTTGTTAATTACCGTGCCCACCTCATGCAGGATCGATTTTCTCCCGACTTCTTCCAGGATTTCGATAGGTATGCCACCACGGTCAGCTTCTTCGACGCTCCCACCTACTATTTGGATCCTCAAACCGGGTTGCGTCGGTTCTTCACTAATCGGGATCATTGGATTGTGCAGAGGGAAGGATCTGTTCTTCCTCCGGAAGGATACCTGCTCCCCGGGCCCGGAATTTATGATGTGACTTTAGATATCCGATTTGATGAGGTGGGGATGCCCTTCTTCACGAATGGGGAAGTGGATGCGGTGATTAATGTGCTCGTGGAGAAAACCAGCACCGTGGAGGAAATTAGTCCCTTCTATTACTTGCCCTTCAACGGACTCATTGGTACGGATGATGGTCAAGGAAGAGTGGGGTATGGGGTCAACTACACCGGGGAAAAAGTCAAGGTGAACATGGATCTCGCGGAGAGCGTGGACACTATCGATATTGCCGACTCCACCCCCGTCACGACATTAACAACAAAAACGGTGAATGCATATCCCATCCTCAACAGCATTGAGCGGGGAACGGTATTGAGCCTAACCCAGGAGGGGACACAACAGCTGCAACTCACCTGGAGCCCCAGCTTCGCTACTCCGGTGATGATGCGTATCGCCAATGACGCCGTGCAGAGCGACGTATATGGGTTCTATTCCGTGGGAGTGGGGAATGACACCAGCCAATCCTACATCGGAGCGCAAGGCAACCCCTGGTATGGGGTGGGGCCCAACTGCCGGGATTTTGCTGACAATGCGATGCTCGATCATTATTCCCCCCGCTTCGATATGAGCGCCATCAATGCGGATTGTGCCCTCACGGGGGCGCAGGAGAACATCGCCTACGGATTTGAATGGTGCGCTAACACCATCCACGCGGGAAACACATTCTTCAAATCCATCTTCTACACCCCCCAGGAATCGCAATCGCAGATCACGCGTGTGGCCTGGAAGACCGGAATGGAATTCACGGGAGAATTAGTGAAAGGAAACTCCATTCCCCTGAATGGGACGAATGTCCTGCCGGGCAACACCCCCTCCAACCGGTTGGGCAGCGTGGAAGAAATATTAAGATTGGTGAAGCAGGATGCCATGTGCGTGCGCAGCACGGGGGCGAAAATTGAATTCTTCTGGAACCCCAAAGAAGTGATGAACGCGCTCACCAAGCAAGAGAAAGAAGCCGAAACGATGTGCATCGTGAAATAA
- a CDS encoding glutamate--tRNA ligase family protein, translated as MPMLDEDAYRYAIRNAHAHSGKAEVGALIGKLKALHPQTDVKQLVPIAQEAVARVNSMDSSAISGEYTRFESEGFELHIPEKKGGLEDLAWADHEPVNTRYAPNPSAPGHLGHLRPALLSHRYASKYGGTFLLRFDDTDPKLKKPIAGGEQMYLEDLAWFGIAPDQVVRASDRLGLYHDYMRQLVGMGHAYVCTCAIEGWRKLTLAKKACPCREEEAGIQSQKLEQMLTHSFKQGEAVLRIKTDLTLDDPSQRDWWAARIVDNPHHYRVKDQYLWPSYNFASAIDDHVLNITLIIRGQEHYQNMLKQKWVYTHFGWAYPHSFHHGRLLMTGTDLSKSKMLEGILNGKYTGWDDPRLFTIRALHRKGFHPKGIEDLILDLGVKPSDTHLDLQLLATFNKPYVENSPSIPFIQDPIQLNVDFVPQMEVEVDQQTYTLKEGTQSFLVPKSDLANVKMDATLRLRGAYIVKINQMDDYKWNAAFVSTAKIAHTHQVPWLIEGVDVEITMPDATIQYGVAGPPILNLQVDDTVYFPHRGYGRIDSKADGKIGLWFTHP; from the coding sequence ATGCCCATGCTGGATGAGGACGCCTACCGGTATGCCATCCGCAATGCCCATGCCCATTCTGGAAAAGCGGAGGTGGGGGCGCTCATAGGGAAGCTCAAGGCCTTGCATCCTCAAACAGACGTGAAACAATTGGTTCCCATCGCCCAGGAGGCCGTGGCGCGGGTCAATTCAATGGACTCATCAGCAATATCGGGAGAATATACCCGTTTCGAAAGCGAAGGGTTTGAACTCCACATCCCCGAGAAGAAGGGGGGATTGGAGGATTTGGCATGGGCGGATCATGAGCCCGTGAACACGCGCTATGCTCCCAACCCCAGCGCTCCCGGTCACTTGGGTCACTTACGCCCGGCTTTATTGAGCCATCGCTATGCGTCCAAATACGGGGGAACATTCCTCCTCCGCTTCGATGACACCGACCCCAAGCTCAAGAAGCCCATCGCGGGGGGTGAACAGATGTACTTGGAGGATCTCGCCTGGTTTGGGATTGCCCCCGACCAGGTGGTGCGGGCCTCTGATAGGTTAGGGTTGTATCACGATTACATGCGCCAGCTCGTGGGAATGGGCCACGCCTACGTGTGCACCTGCGCCATCGAGGGATGGCGGAAGTTGACTTTAGCTAAAAAAGCCTGCCCCTGCCGGGAGGAAGAAGCAGGAATCCAATCCCAAAAACTGGAGCAGATGCTCACCCATTCCTTCAAACAAGGAGAAGCGGTCCTCCGCATCAAAACGGATTTGACCCTGGATGATCCCTCCCAGAGGGACTGGTGGGCCGCCCGAATTGTGGACAATCCCCACCACTACCGGGTGAAGGACCAATACCTGTGGCCCTCCTACAATTTCGCCTCGGCCATCGATGACCATGTGTTGAACATCACCCTCATCATCCGGGGACAAGAACATTATCAGAACATGCTCAAACAAAAATGGGTCTACACCCATTTTGGGTGGGCGTATCCTCATTCCTTCCACCATGGACGATTGCTCATGACGGGAACGGATTTGAGCAAGAGCAAGATGCTCGAAGGGATTCTGAACGGGAAATACACCGGGTGGGATGATCCTCGTTTGTTCACCATCCGCGCGCTCCACCGGAAAGGATTCCATCCCAAGGGGATTGAGGATCTTATCTTGGATCTGGGAGTGAAGCCCAGCGACACCCATCTGGATCTTCAACTATTGGCGACATTCAACAAACCATACGTTGAGAATAGTCCTTCCATCCCATTCATACAAGATCCCATCCAATTGAACGTGGATTTTGTTCCCCAAATGGAAGTGGAAGTGGATCAACAGACCTACACATTGAAAGAGGGAACCCAATCCTTTTTGGTTCCCAAATCGGATTTGGCCAATGTGAAAATGGATGCCACTCTCCGATTGCGCGGGGCCTACATCGTGAAAATCAACCAAATGGACGATTACAAATGGAACGCCGCCTTCGTGAGCACCGCCAAAATCGCCCACACGCACCAAGTGCCCTGGCTCATCGAAGGGGTGGATGTGGAAATCACCATGCCCGACGCCACCATACAATACGGCGTGGCCGGGCCCCCCATCCTCAACCTTCAAGTGGACGACACAGTATATTTCCCTCATAGGGGGTATGGCCGAATCGACTCCAAAGCGGACGGAAAAATAGGGCTATGGTTCACGCATCCATAA
- a CDS encoding helix-turn-helix domain-containing protein, whose product MNQPLASFLSEMGLTEYEAKTLAALFHLKEAESPEVSRAAQVPKTRVYDVLDKLVERGLAIPIFSRPKKYRALDTREVFTKLMQAKRGQLEVLENRAKEWEATLANQTTSSAQNEENIFKVKSRGDFYKILAQEIDTAHQEVIGLTALDVHHPILHDSLRRAAQRDVEVKLAGEHPNSFLEALPHLGADHKIHAQHAHHGLHAYIIDGKKVVMMLSDIKKDQPEYHFSIWNHHPPLAETLRHQFDRVWNPPAPI is encoded by the coding sequence ATGAATCAACCATTGGCTTCCTTCCTTTCCGAAATGGGCCTCACCGAGTACGAGGCCAAGACCCTCGCGGCGCTTTTTCATCTGAAGGAAGCCGAATCTCCCGAAGTGAGCCGGGCCGCTCAGGTGCCCAAAACACGGGTGTATGATGTATTAGATAAACTCGTCGAACGGGGATTGGCTATTCCCATTTTTTCACGTCCCAAAAAATACCGCGCTCTCGACACGCGCGAGGTGTTCACCAAACTCATGCAGGCGAAGCGCGGTCAATTGGAAGTCCTGGAAAACCGCGCAAAGGAATGGGAAGCCACTCTGGCTAATCAAACCACGTCATCCGCTCAAAATGAGGAAAATATATTCAAAGTGAAATCGAGGGGAGACTTCTACAAGATTTTGGCGCAGGAGATAGATACCGCCCACCAGGAAGTCATCGGGCTAACCGCCCTGGATGTGCATCATCCCATTCTCCATGATTCGCTCCGCCGCGCCGCTCAAAGGGATGTGGAGGTTAAGCTCGCGGGGGAACACCCCAATAGTTTTCTGGAGGCCCTCCCCCATTTAGGGGCTGACCATAAAATACACGCCCAACACGCCCACCATGGACTGCACGCCTACATCATCGATGGGAAGAAAGTGGTTATGATGCTCTCCGACATAAAAAAAGACCAACCTGAGTACCATTTCAGTATCTGGAACCACCATCCCCCCCTCGCGGAAACCCTCCGCCACCAATTCGATCGGGTCTGGAACCCCCCAGCCCCCATCTGA